The following are encoded in a window of bacterium SCSIO 12643 genomic DNA:
- a CDS encoding phosphoribosylformylglycinamidine cyclo-ligase, protein MASKYEKRGVSAEKTDVHKAIANIDKGLYPKAFCKIVPDYLTGDDNHCVVMHADGAGTKSSLAYAYWKETGDISVWKGIAQDALIMNIDDLLCVGATGPIMLSSTIGRNKGLIPGEVIKAIIEGTEELIEDLRQYGVDIISTGGETADVGDLVRTIIVDSTVVARMKKSDVVDNANIKPGNVIVGLASFGQATYEKEYNGGMGSNGLTSARHDVFNKETAEKYPETYDASIDNDLVYSGSMGLTSEVEDAPLDAGKLVLSPTRTYAPVIAAILEKYRDQLDGMVHCSGGAQTKILHFVGEHRVIKDNLFEVPPLFKLIKEQSETEWKEMYQVFNMGHRMEIYTDEDTAQKIIEISNSFNIPAQIVGRVEEAEKRELIIKSEFGEFTY, encoded by the coding sequence ATGGCATCTAAGTATGAGAAGAGAGGAGTATCGGCAGAAAAAACCGATGTTCATAAAGCCATTGCGAATATTGATAAAGGATTATATCCAAAAGCATTTTGTAAAATCGTTCCGGATTATTTGACGGGAGATGATAATCATTGTGTGGTGATGCATGCAGATGGGGCTGGTACAAAGTCTTCATTGGCATATGCATACTGGAAAGAAACGGGAGATATTTCTGTATGGAAAGGTATTGCGCAGGATGCTCTAATTATGAATATAGATGACCTACTTTGTGTTGGTGCTACCGGACCAATAATGTTATCTTCAACTATTGGTCGTAATAAAGGTTTGATTCCGGGAGAGGTGATCAAAGCGATCATTGAGGGAACGGAAGAGCTGATTGAAGATTTACGTCAGTATGGGGTAGATATTATATCAACTGGTGGAGAAACAGCGGATGTCGGAGATTTGGTAAGAACCATTATTGTGGATTCTACTGTGGTGGCTAGAATGAAGAAGTCTGATGTTGTGGATAATGCCAATATTAAACCTGGGAATGTCATCGTTGGTTTGGCTTCTTTTGGTCAGGCGACATATGAAAAAGAATACAATGGTGGTATGGGAAGTAATGGATTGACTTCTGCTCGCCATGATGTATTTAATAAAGAAACGGCTGAGAAATACCCGGAAACTTATGATGCATCCATCGATAATGATTTGGTTTATTCAGGATCAATGGGTTTGACGTCAGAGGTAGAAGATGCACCATTAGATGCGGGTAAGTTGGTGTTGTCACCAACAAGAACATATGCACCAGTAATAGCGGCTATTTTAGAAAAGTATAGAGACCAGTTAGATGGTATGGTACATTGTTCAGGAGGAGCACAGACAAAAATTTTACACTTTGTTGGTGAACATCGTGTAATCAAAGACAATTTGTTTGAGGTACCTCCACTATTTAAATTGATCAAAGAGCAGTCAGAGACAGAGTGGAAAGAAATGTATCAGGTGTTTAATATGGGACACCGTATGGAAATCTACACGGATGAAGATACGGCCCAGAAAATAATTGAAATATCAAATTCATTTAATATCCCAGCTCAAATAGTGGGTAGAGTAGAAGAAGCTGAAAAAAGAGAGCTCATTATTAAATCTGAATTTGGTGAATTTACCTATTAA
- the prfA gene encoding peptide chain release factor 1, protein MIEKLELIKERFGEVSKMIVDPEVIADMKRYVKLNKEYKSLGKIVEEYDKYQEVIENISNNKEIIATEDDPEFKQMAEEDLKELEPRKVELEENLKQLLIPKDPEDEKNCVMEFRAGTGGDEASIFAGDLFRMYTKYCESRGWTVSVMDVNYGTQGGYKEVIMEVSGEDVYGDLKFEAGVHRVQRVPQTETQGRVHTSAATVMVLPEADEFDVEIKTSDIRKDLYCASGPGGQSVNTTYSAVRLTHIPTGIVAQCQDQKSQPRNYEKALQVLRSRIYDMELQKKLEADSEKRKGMVSSGDRSAKIRTYNYPQGRVTDHRIGLTLYNLSSVMDGDIQKLVDELKIAENAAKLQEGE, encoded by the coding sequence ATGATTGAGAAATTAGAGTTGATTAAAGAGCGGTTTGGAGAAGTTTCTAAAATGATCGTTGATCCGGAAGTTATAGCGGACATGAAGCGTTATGTGAAACTGAACAAGGAATATAAAAGCTTAGGTAAGATTGTTGAAGAATATGACAAGTACCAGGAGGTCATTGAAAATATTAGTAACAATAAAGAGATCATTGCTACAGAGGATGATCCGGAATTTAAGCAAATGGCCGAAGAGGATCTAAAAGAATTAGAACCTCGTAAAGTGGAGTTGGAAGAAAACTTGAAGCAGTTGTTAATTCCTAAAGATCCAGAAGATGAAAAGAACTGTGTAATGGAATTCCGTGCGGGAACAGGTGGCGATGAAGCATCTATTTTTGCGGGTGATCTGTTTAGAATGTATACCAAGTACTGTGAAAGTCGTGGTTGGACGGTATCTGTGATGGATGTGAATTACGGGACACAAGGAGGGTACAAAGAGGTAATCATGGAAGTGTCCGGAGAGGATGTGTATGGTGATTTGAAGTTTGAAGCCGGAGTACACCGTGTGCAACGTGTGCCGCAAACAGAAACCCAGGGTCGGGTGCATACCTCTGCTGCAACGGTAATGGTATTACCTGAAGCAGATGAGTTCGATGTAGAGATAAAAACCTCAGATATTAGAAAAGATTTATACTGTGCATCAGGACCTGGTGGGCAATCAGTAAATACAACATATTCAGCGGTTAGATTGACGCATATTCCAACAGGAATTGTCGCGCAATGTCAGGATCAAAAATCACAACCTAGAAACTATGAAAAAGCACTACAGGTTTTGAGATCAAGAATCTATGACATGGAGCTTCAAAAGAAATTGGAAGCGGATTCTGAGAAAAGAAAAGGAATGGTTTCCAGTGGTGATAGGTCTGCAAAGATTAGAACCTATAACTATCCGCAAGGACGTGTAACTGATCATAGAATTGGTCTAACGCTTTATAACTTGTCATCGGTTATGGATGGAGACATTCAGAAATTGGTTGATGAGCTGAAAATAGCAGAGAATGCTGCCAAATTACAAGAAGGAGAATAA